A genomic stretch from Engraulis encrasicolus isolate BLACKSEA-1 chromosome 10, IST_EnEncr_1.0, whole genome shotgun sequence includes:
- the emc1 gene encoding ER membrane protein complex subunit 1 produces MSWLKYGFAVCLYLLQCTDAVFEDQVGKFDWRQQYVGNVRFAFFETHSQASKKLLVATEQNIFASLNSRTGELFWRHVDKTGPEGNIDTLLVHGQDAVVVVGNGRLMRCWETNIGGLNWEVVLDPGNFLTAAFVGVQDHVKYVAVIKQSAISFHYLSNGHQKWIENLPDSDTVQYQTVYSDGQGEVLVLGVVPNSHIVVIAYNIEDGEIMKQTSVEAPWMSSLEESCVVVGEGVLLCVDPITMSLYTLPLNSETMADMNQILLQSLDLEVAAGFQPVLTATQPNPAHPPLASFFLQLGPEHHILLNLNDNGIITTLRDFKPSRLAAFATSGEKTVAGVMTPKNETACSINLFTIDTGRRLLDTTVIFHLEPNGGKPSNLYIQAFLKKDDSVGYRAMVQTEDFALTFLQQPGRVVWSREEALAEVVTMEMVDLPLTGTQAELEGEFGKKADGLLAMVLKRLSSQLILLQSWIGHLWKLFYDARKPRSQVKNEITIETLSRDEFNLQKMMVMVTASGKLFGIDSKSGSILWKHYLENIQPNSAFKLMVQRTTAHFPHPPQCTLLVKDQETGLASLHVFNPIFGKKSQISLPTLPRPVLQSLLLPLMDQDYGKILLLIDDQYKVTAFPSNKNVLQQLQEAASSIYFYLVDSSQGRLSGFRLRKDLSTELIWEVVIPVEVQKIVAVKGKRPNEHVHSQGRVMGDRSVLYKYLNPNLLAVITESTDSHQERSFVGIFLIDGVTGRIIHEAVQRKARGPVHFVHSENWVVYEYWNVKARRVEFSVLELFEGMELYNSTVFSSLDRPHPPHVLQQSYIFPSAISTLEATLTEKGITSRHLLVGLPSGGILSLPKMYLDPRRPEGNLEQSREENLIPYAPELPIRTEWFINYNQTVSRVRGIFTAPSGLESTCLVVAYGLDLFQTRVYPSKQFDVLKDDYDYVLISSVLLGLFFATMISKRLAEVKLLNRAWR; encoded by the exons ATGTCTTGGTTAAAGTATGGGTTTGCAGTCTGTCTGTATTTACTACAATGTACCGACGCTGTGTTTGAAGATCAAGTGGGAAAGTTTGATTG GAGGCAGCAGTACGTGGGCAATGTGCGATTCGCCTTCTTTGAGACTCATTCCCAAGCATCAAAGAAGCTCTTGGTCGCAACAGAACAGAATATATTTGCCTCGTTGAACTCCAGAACAGGGGAATTAT TCTGGAGGCATGTGGATAAAACTGGACCAGAGGGAAACATAGACACTCTTCTTGTCCATGGGCAAG ATGCTGTTGTGGTTGTTGGAAACGGACGCCTCATGCGTTGCTGGGAAACCAATATTGGGGGTCTGAACTGGGAAGTCGTGTTGGACCCTGGAAA TTTTCTGACTGCAGCATTTGTTGGCGTTCAAGACCACGTGAAATATGTGGCTGTCATCAAACAATCAGCCATTTCATTCCACTATCTCTCCAATGGCCACCAGAAGTGGATTGAAAACCTCCCCGACAG TGACACGGTACAGTATCAAACTGTATACTCAGACGGTCAAGGAGAGGTCTTGGTCCTGGGTGTTGTCCCTAATTCCCACATCGTTGTTATCGCATACAATATTGAAGATGGAGAAATTATGAAGCAG ACCTCAGTGGAGGCCCCATGGATGTCCAGTCTGGAGGAGAGCTGTGTGGTGGTGGGAGAGGGTGTCCTGCTTTGCGTAGACCCAATCACCATGTCCCTCTACACTCTGCCACTCAACTCAGAAACAATGGCTGACATGAACCAAATCCtcttgcag TCTCTGGACCTGGAAGTGGCTGCCGGTTTCCAGCCCGTGCTCACTGCCACCCAGCCCAACCCTGCGCACCCTCCCCTGGCTTCCTTCTTCCTGCAGCTGGGGCCTGAGCACCACATCCTGCTGAACCTCAACGACAACGGCATCATCACCACCCTCAGGGACTTCAAACCG TCAAGGCTTGCTGCATTCGCTACCAGTGGGGAGAAGACGGTAGCCGGAGTCATGACGCCCAAAAACGAGACT GCATGCAGCATCAATCTCTTCACCATTGACACGGGCCGAAGACTGCTGGACACCACTGTCATTTTCCACCTGGAGCCCAATGGTGGGAAACCAAGTAAC ctgtACATTCAGGCCTTTTTGAAGAAAGATGATTCTGTGGGCTACAGAGCCATGGTGCAGACAGAAGACTTTGCGCTCACCTTCTTACAACAGCCTG GTCGAGTGGTGTGGTCAAGGGAAGAGGCGTTGGCTGAGGTGGTTACCATGGAAATGGTTGACTTGCCGCTAACGGGAACCCAGGCTGAGCTCGAGGGAGAGTTTGGAAAGAAAGCTG ATGGCCTTcttgccatggtgctgaagcgcCTGTCCTCCCAGCTCATCCTGTTACAGTCATGGATTGGCCACCTGTGGAAGCTTTTCTACGACGCCCGCAAGCCCCGCAGTCAGGTGAAGAACGAAATCACCATCGAGACGCTCTCTCGGGACGAGTTCAACCTGCAGAAGATGATGGTCATGGTGACAGCTTCTGGAAAA CTCTTTGGTATCGACAGCAAATCCGGAAGCATCCTGTGGAAACACTACCTGGAGAACATCCAGCCCAACTCAGCCTTTAAACTGATGGTGCAGCGCACCACTGCACACTTCCCGCACCCACCTCAGTGCACCCTGCTAGTCAAGGATCAG GAGACGGGTCTGGCATCCCTTCATGTGTTCAATCCCATTTTTGGAAAGAAGAGTCAAATCAGCCTACCAACTTTGCCGCGACCAGTGCTTCAGTCGCTGCTTTTGCCCCTGATGGATCAGGACTATGGGAAAATCCTTCTGCTCATCGATGACCAATATAAG GTCACAGCCTTCCCGTCCAATAAGAATGTGCTGCAGCAGCTTCAGGAGGCAGCCTCCTCTATCTACTTCTACCTGGTGGACTCCAGCCAGGGGAGACTATCCGGCTTCCGCCTCCGCAAG GACCTGTCCACAGAGCTGATCTGGGAGGTGGTCATCCCTGTGGAGGTGCAGAAGATCGTGGCGGTGAAAGGGAAGCGGCCCAACGAGCATGTTCACTCGCAGGGGCGTGTCATGGGAGACCGTAGTGTGCTCTACAAG TACCTGAACCCCAACCTGCTGGCGGTGATCACGGAGAGCACGGACTCCCACCAGGAGCGCAGCTTTGTGGGCATCTTCCTCATCGACGGGGTGACGGGACGCATCATCCACGAGGCCGTGCAGAGGAAGGCGCGGGGACCCGTACACTTCGTGCACTCTGAGAACTGGGTGGTG TATGAGTACTGGAACGTCAAGGCGCGTCGTGTGGAGTTTTCTGTGCTGGAGTTGTTTGAGGGCATGGAGCTGTACAACAGCACAGTGTTCAGCTCGCTGGACCGGCCCCACCCGCCCCACGTGCTGCAGCAGTCCTACATCTTCCCCTCCGCCATCAGCACCCTGGAGGCCACCCTCACGGAGAAGGGCATCACCAGCCGACACCTGCTGg TGGGGCTTCCATCAGGTGGCATCCTGTCCTTACCAAAGATGTACCTTGACCCCAGGAGACCTGAAGGGAACCTTGAGCAAAGCAG GGAGGAGAATCTGATTCCATATGCACCGGAGTTGCCCATTCGAACTGAATGGTTCATAAACTACAACCAAACTGTGTCAAGAGTGCGAGGAATATTCACTGCCCCCTCTGGTCTGGAGTCTACATGCCTG GTGGTGGCCTATGGGCTGGACCTCTTCCAGACGCGCGTGTACCCGTCCAAACAGTTCGACGTACTGAAGGACGACTATGACTACGTGCTCATCAGCAGCGTGCTGCTGGGGCTCTTCTTCGCCACCATGATCAGCAAGAGGCTCGCCGAGGTCAAGCTCCTCAACCGAGCATGGAGGTag